The Methylomonas montana genome has a window encoding:
- a CDS encoding DUF2059 domain-containing protein: MKKITLCLVLFCSFVFGSTAFSEDSSAQLLLARSAGSYLGIFEYIRVFKYSNCGYTMPKSFPSVDEVLVSEVIPVIQPEYRDEIKTSLISIKPELSKQANEIVSGMIASARKDYDDKTACGVAASIMGDIHGRASQKWESDKAKYGWKESKWKFLAK, translated from the coding sequence ATGAAAAAAATAACATTATGTTTGGTTTTATTCTGCTCTTTTGTGTTTGGTTCCACGGCTTTTAGTGAAGACAGCTCCGCACAACTTTTACTAGCGCGTAGCGCAGGATCATATCTCGGTATATTTGAGTATATTAGGGTTTTTAAATATTCTAATTGTGGATATACAATGCCAAAATCCTTTCCATCTGTTGATGAAGTGCTTGTAAGTGAAGTTATTCCAGTAATCCAACCAGAGTATAGAGATGAGATAAAGACCTCACTAATTAGCATAAAACCTGAGTTATCAAAACAGGCAAATGAAATTGTTAGTGGCATGATTGCTTCAGCTCGAAAGGATTATGATGATAAAACAGCCTGTGGTGTGGCGGCTTCAATTATGGGAGATATACATGGGCGCGCAAGTCAAAAATGGGAATCAGACAAAGCAAAGTATGGCTGGAAAGAAAGTAAATGGAAATTTTTGGCCAAGTAA
- a CDS encoding OmpA family protein has protein sequence MTKKILISGIIAALTTACATNPYTGQSGISNLGKGAGVGAAVGAGAGTLFGGNDWKNAGLGALAGAAVGAGVGYYMDKQQEEMQQSLQGTGIEVQRTAENQLTLNMPSTSNVTFAFGKADLTPEAQNALDPIARILNNYPESTISVTGHTDDVGSDADNQRLSEARATSVANFLSQRGVNRMRISQQGMGESSPKVSNTSDSNRAINRRVELAINANQNAGAAQQPQQGYPQQPNQPYQQGGYPQQSYPQQNQPYQQQGYPQQNYPQQQYPQQQGYPQQGYPQQYQQYPQQQYQQPYYQQR, from the coding sequence ATGACAAAAAAAATACTTATATCGGGCATCATCGCGGCATTAACCACTGCTTGCGCTACCAATCCCTACACCGGCCAATCCGGCATCAGCAACCTCGGCAAGGGCGCCGGCGTTGGCGCGGCAGTGGGCGCGGGTGCCGGCACCCTGTTCGGCGGTAACGACTGGAAAAATGCCGGCCTGGGCGCTTTAGCCGGGGCTGCGGTGGGCGCAGGTGTCGGTTATTACATGGACAAACAACAAGAAGAGATGCAGCAATCGTTGCAAGGTACCGGCATCGAGGTTCAGCGTACCGCCGAAAACCAGTTGACTTTGAACATGCCCAGCACCAGCAATGTCACCTTCGCGTTCGGTAAAGCGGACTTAACACCGGAGGCTCAAAATGCCCTCGATCCGATAGCCAGAATCCTGAACAACTATCCCGAATCGACTATTTCGGTCACCGGCCACACCGACGATGTCGGTTCCGACGCTGACAACCAACGCTTATCGGAGGCCCGCGCGACCAGCGTTGCCAATTTTTTAAGCCAACGCGGTGTGAACCGTATGCGTATATCGCAGCAAGGCATGGGCGAAAGCTCGCCAAAGGTTTCAAACACCAGTGACTCCAACCGCGCGATCAATCGCCGGGTAGAACTGGCTATTAACGCCAATCAAAATGCCGGTGCCGCACAGCAACCGCAGCAAGGTTACCCGCAACAACCAAACCAACCGTATCAACAGGGCGGTTATCCGCAACAGAGTTATCCTCAGCAAAACCAGCCTTATCAGCAACAAGGGTATCCACAGCAAAACTACCCTCAACAACAGTACCCGCAACAACAAGGATATCCACAGCAAGGCTATCCTCAACAGTACCAGCAATACCCGCAGCAGCAATACCAGCAGCCTTACTATCAACAACGATAA